The sequence ATAAGTACAGACAAAGCAATGAGCTTTATTAGAAGAATGAGCAAATTCAACTTACCCTGTGAGCATCTTTGTCCTAGGCTTATATACAATACCAAGGAAATGAAATAGCCTAGCCAGTATATTAAAAACCTTTTCACTTAAGTTATGGTGCACAAGGTGTCTTACTGTCTCATAATCTCCCCATTGCAAGAAAGTATGTTTGATGGATTGCCTGTTATCCAGTAaatctttttttccttgttttataATTGTTCTGAACAAACTGGTTAGAATGTTTTTACCACTTAGTCACATACTCATCTTAAGACCTTTTCATTTAGTCAAATAATACTTTACCCCATTGTATGTATGAGTAATTAAAAATTGTCTCATTTcaccattttttcttttaatcttgtGAATTTGAAGGATAccttaaattataaattcatatttatggCAAGAACCCATATGAGAATTTCTAATTATGTATAGATATATGTTATTACTGGAAAAATTGAGGCAGCTTTGGTTATAAGACACTCTGCAACCATGATctgtcactttttctttttttgtcttaacTACACCTTCAATAGAAATTTGAGTATAACTTTACATGAATATGACTTGTCTGGTCAGAGTaggttatgtattttttttattgtgcttTTAACCGAAACAAGATACACCTTTATGTTGACTAATATAGGTATAAATAACACAcatgatgcttttcattctaaATGTTATAATTCAACATGCAGGTGTTGCAATGGAACTGGAGGACTCTTTGTTTCCTTTGTTGAGGGAGGTCAGTATTGGTATCGATCCTTATGAAGTGTTCCAAGATGCAGAATGGGCTTTGCTAATAGGTGCAAAGCCTCGAGGACCTGGAATGGAACGAGCAGACTTGTTAGACATAAATGGGCAGATTTATGCAGCGCAGGTAAAATGATAATGAAATTTAAACCATACTTATTGCTTTCTGCTAAAGTGAAGTTAATTATAATGACATTATACCTTTTGTACAACAGGGAAGAGCTTTAAATGCCGTTGCATCCCGCAATGTCAAAGTTATAGTAGTGGGAAACCCTTGCAATACAAAGTAAGCTTGGCTTTTTATGAGTAAACTTGAAATTGCATGTTGTGCCTGTTTATGCAAACGTTCATGTGTATTTAAATGCAGTGCATTAATATGCTTGAAGAATGCTCCTAACATTCCTGCAAAAAATTTTCATGCTTTAACTCGTTTAGATGAGAACAGAGCAAAATGTCAGGTAACAAAGTTTATAAGcttcacttttttaaaattgttctaCAATAGAAAAATAACAACTATCTTCTCTGCATTGTCTCAATAAAATGCACAGCTAGCCCTCAAGGCAGGTGTCTTCTATGATAAAGTGTCAAATGTGACAATATGGGGCAACCACTCAACTACTCAGGTCATTTTAGGATCATTACTAGAATAATCTGCCTGAACTGAATATATCTTTAACTCTCTTGTATGATATTGGTGTTATCTTGTTAATAGGTCCCTGACTTCTTAAATGCTAGAATTGATGGTTTGCCAGTCAAAGAGGTGGTTAAGGATCATAAGTGGTTGGAGGAAGAGTTCACTGAAAAGGTTCAAAAggtaaattttgtaattagcaTACATAGCTAAATACATGGTGTAAAAAGATATGTAGTTTCCTTGTGCTGAAAGCTGACAAGTAATTGTTTGTTTGATTGGCAGAGAGGTGGTGCGCTTATTCAAAAATGGGGAAGATCATCAGCTGCATCAACTTCTGTGTCAATTGTTGATGCCATAAGATCTTTAGTAACTCCTACTCCCGAGGGTGATTGGTTTTCTTCTGGTGTAAGTTGATATTAGTTGAATAACCTCatgtatttgttaaaaaattagatgaGTTTTTCAGCAAGAATACACCTTGTTTTACAACAAATTGTTTTAACTGAACTAACAGACACAATGGGGAAAAAGCTGTCTTCTGTATCatatgagaaagaaaaattaaagaaacacaTCACACAGTCAATACAATTTCTGCTTCTTTTAATgcatactaaaataatattggAGTTGTAGTCAAATTGAAGTTTTCTCTTATATATCTGGAATATGTCATTTCAAAGCTCAATTGAAGGTCCAATAACCAATTTTTTCTTGCAAATTTAAGCATGTCCAGCTTTCATTTATACATTTgatgtctttttattttcttatttgttgAGTTACTATTTCAATCACAAAGTTGCCAATTGCAATACCAGGTATATAGCAATGGAAATCCTTATGGAATAGCTGAAGGTATTGTTTTCAGTATGCCATGCCGATCAAAGGTAAGTTTGTTTACTGTGTTCttcattctttttaatttctaaaattgcTTTTGTCCCTCCTGTGACGAAAGTTTTTATCCATTAGGGTGATGGTGATTATGAACTTGTCAAGGATGTCATATTTGATGACTACCTCCGGCAGCGAATAGCTAAGGTATGAAACTTCATACATTTTATACCACAACTTCAAATTTGGTAAATACTGAAAAAGTTGGTTTTGCTATTATATAcagttataattattaaatttgaacTATGTCCAGGTGTCTGATTTTTGCACAATTTGACTGTTAAAAGAATCTTATACAtgtactttaatttttattcacgTGTGTCTAAGCCTAAGCCAtagttactaaaaaaaaaaaaactaaaaatgcgATGAGCGTGGATCAAACACGCGACCTTCAAATCTTCAATCTGACGCTCTCTCATCTGAGCTATCCCtacctaatttttaattttaggccAACCGGAAATTAAACCCGGGTCTGTACCATGGCTGAATACTATTCTATTCTACCACTAGACCACTGTTGCTGCTTGTACCTTATGAGATCTTTAATTAATTGGAAGCTAATTGGGTGGTCCGTGTTTAGGAGAGAACTTAATTGTTTGTGCCGATCAAGTTTTAAAATGGTCCAATAACAATTTTTAACAGGGTGTTTACATTGAACACCACATATCCTCTATGTGATATATTTAAAGCTGTTTTTCATTATCATTGAATTTTACTAttcaatacaaattatataattcttgattaaaaaattagctTGACGAttcatgtttttaaagttatttttcattatcatttgaattttgatttggtaAGCTTGGCCTGAGCCTATGTGAATTTTGTCAGTTTAACATATCATATTTTGCAGACGGAAGCCGAGTTGTTGGCCGAGAAGAGATGTGTGGCTCACCTAACAGGCGAGGTAAACATCATATCACCATACCATTAGTTCCTTCTGCTGATATTCATTCATGATTTTTTCTTATcgacaaaaatattaattgttaattgttagttttttataGATACATTGGTGATGTTAACTTTATCATCTGAAACATATATACTCTTGTGTCAGGGAATTGCTGTTTGTGATCTACCTGGTGATACCATGCTCCCAGGAGAAATGTAACAAGCCTATATCTCCTGAATGCCAAAGCAGACATTGAAATAGGTCCTGCAAACTTGTGTCTTAAAAGATACTAGTTAGggaatcaataaataaaatatttttattcagaGTCACAGTAGGCTACGTTGGTAAATGTTGTATTTCCCTCgaaatttttttcacttttgattCCTTAACTAGTGTCTTAGGATACCTGTTAGCATTTTATTATTGAAACTAGTCTTTTGCCTGTGCGACGTCCGGGCTCATACTCCTATTTGAATATTACCAATACATGTGCAAAGTTCAATAACGATGTTTATTTGTATGATAATAATGTTGAGCTATGTTAAGAAAAAAGCAACATAAAGTAAGAATATAAACAAACCTAATGCTATTGTAAATTGTTGGATGGTGTTGATGTAGCAATAAAAGAGAGGCTGCACAATAAAGAGAGATAAATGAGTTCATTAGATTTTTGGATATAATTATATAACGATAGTACTATATACAACAATATTCACCTGATAAGTAgatattttaaatcaatttacttTAGTAGAGGTGATATAATAACAAACATCCAATAGTTGCCTTGATCATGTGATGCtgcaacataaataaataaatgtaatatatattgaaattttgtaaattaaatattgaCTTATAGGAAATGATATCTAAGGAAAATGTATTAGGTTGAGAATGTAGGAATTGTAAGTATAACAATTTGCTAAGCATACTTGTTTATAAGTTTGCAAATACTTTTTTGTATACTACATTAATGGTAGTATTTTTTGTAATGTCTTGTTCATCATGAATAAGAATAGGTAATCCTTTTTTACTTTGTATTCGTGAAAGTGCAACATATAATTGACCATGACAAAATATTGAGTTTGACAAATACAATTCAACATGTGTCAAGGAATGTCCTTGAGACTTGTTTATAGTAATATTTGAGATTTCTTAAAATgtgaaatattactaatatttaagaatatatatatatatatataaaaattaacttgtaTATTTAAGCAAATAACAAATAACCATATAGTCTAGTAATATGGTTCAGATGACAAAGATGGAACATTGTCTAATAAGACTGGTTAATGGAATTACAATTCAAAGTACTATGACAGACCCAAAAATAACGTATGATATGTTTAAGCAAATAACAAATAACTATATATTCACgaacaaacaattaaaaaaaacgtaTGAGAGGTCCTATGACGTCAACATGGAAAGTAATATGTTTGTCCCGTGGGTCATTCATATTTATTTCTAATCATATAATGACAATCTTTTTCACTTCTCATGATCATCTTTTGTACCTCAGCAAACATTTAGTCTATTAATCCATATATATACTCTAATAATCTACTTAGTATGTTAAGTGCTAACCTTTTACGATTTCTGTTCCTTATCCATATTTATTATTGATCAGTATAATGATAATCTTTTTCATATATTCACGAACaaacaattataataataaaaaaaacgtaTGAGAGGTCTCATGACGTCAACATGGAAAGTAATATGTTTGTCCCGTGGGTCATCCATATTTATTGCTGATCATATAATGATTATCTTTTCACTTCCCATGATAATCTTTTGTACCTCAGCAAACATATAGTCTATTAATccatatatatactttaataaTCTACTTAGTATATTAAGTGCTAACCTTTTATGGTTGTCGTTCCTCATCCATATTTATTGTTGATCAGTATAATGATAATCTTTTTCATATATTCACGaacaaacaattataaaataaaaaaaacgtaTGAGAGGTCCCATGACGTCAACATGGAAAGTAATATGTTTGTCCCGTGGGCCATCCATATTTATTGCTGATCATATAATGATTATCTTTTTCACTTCCCATGATAATCTTTTGCACCTCAACAAATATTTAGTCTATTAATccatatatatactttaataaTCTACTTAGTATATTAAGTGCTAACCTTTTACGGTTTCTATTCCTCATCCATATTTATTGTTTATCAGTATAATGATAATCTTTTCTATATATTCACGaacaaacaattataaaaaaaaatgtatgagagGTCCCATGACGTCAACAGGGAAAGTAATATGTTTATCCCGCGGGTCATCCATATTTATTGTTGATCATATAATGACAATCTTTTTCACTTCCCATGATAATCTTTTGTACCTCAGCAAACATTTAATCtattaatctatatatatactCTAATAATCTACTTAGTATATTAAGCGCTAACTTTTTACGATTTTCATGCGTCATCCATATTTATTACTGATCAGTATAATGAATGGAGAGGAATGAAAATAGAAGATGAAGAGGATGCAAATGTGAGCGTATCACGAAAACCCTtcgaaaattatgattattttcatatccTAAAAGAAAtgcttattaatttgaaaattatgattatttttatatcaatatttaaaattgattattaagtacctattaatttgaaatgaaaattaacaaaaatatgaataaaatatgcttattaattaaatgtgAGTAAATTGACATTGATTACGGCAAAAACATTCATTTAACTACAATGTAGAATAATGATTGTTAAGCGATATGAatgcaaaaagaaattaaaaaaatagcaataataaaagtatgaaaacattcatttgattttgaaacCATGAAGCTCAATAATGTAATTAAGAGTTTAATCTTCACACGTTATCAATGTAAATATCAACCAATTATAAATCACTTCAActgtgatttttaaaataattgttatgaaagttaataattttattatacatcacaatctatgataaaaaaaatatgttagtgCATTGTAATTATACTTAAATATACTTTATTTAtcgaaaatataatatttttgtttttcttggtatggaaaattatttatttgttgtgtgtttttagTCCTcgttaaaagattaaaatcttATCATTTTTTGTTAGATATAAAGACTTCAAATATAGAAAATTTTCAAtggtattaaacaaaaaaaaaatcattatatttttatactactACTAGTGTGGTGACATAGTTAATGCTCTATGGCCTTGCTTTACAGAAAAATTTATAGCATAAATTTTAAcacgaaaaataaattttaattttcaaatttcacaatCATAACggttaaacaataattaaaatattaattaataatatttaaatataggttatattagttaaaaagttgaaaaaataggttttatttaaaaacttaaaattattaacttatttaagtaaaaatatttgataaaattagttgttgaatagatgataatcatgaaatgaaatgaaataaaaagacatttatatcaatattatatgtttttatttgtaggtaaaaatatattttacatgattatatattttgtaattaatttttaacactTGATATCTTTTTGTTGAAAGATTAAATGtttgattaaaataatgtaatagttaaaataaaatataaagagactaaaatgtaaagattttgattatataagaactaaaatgagTAGTTTCTAAATATAGGGCTGAAACGTAAAGATTATCCATATATAGGggccaaaatataaaaataataaaagtctaAGGACTAAGATGTAATAAAGTGTAAACATGCACGTGTCATGTTAGCGCATTTTTAACGGtgtaaaattgtatttaataataggaactaaaatataaagattttgCTTGTATAGGAACTGAAAGCAATAACTCCTAGataaaaggactaaaatatGAATATTGTACAACTATAAATACCAAAtgtgtaatttatatatatatgaacatttccaccacaaatttatataaatgattattctcttacaactttaaaatttatgaaactaCACTATACATTACTGCACTAATCCATAATTAATTTCGGTGCTAATACTTGGTCTTTTGATAATTTAAGTATACAGTACAAAGTTCACAGATTAAGGAAAGTATGGGTTGTCTTCCATGCTTCACCTACAAagggcaaaaaaaaaagggaggtcaAAGCATGAAACAAACACGACATAGTAAGCAAATTGTATTGTATGCATGAAAAAGCATGAAATAggcacacaaaaaaaaacaatggattTGAACTTCTGCATGAGCAAATTGGAGGGAAGTTCACCATTTACACGAGCAACGCTGCACAGAGCCAGAGCTGATATAGAAAAGTTGGGAGCATATGCACAGCACAAATTCGTTGATAAGAAAATATTCTGtatatacattaataattataaaagcattgtttctaattttatgatgttaatgtaacttcttaaaaataaaataataatttatatttattaatgaaaataaaaaaacacggAATATTTTCTcatactattatttaatttgaacatTGCATATTTTTCTAACATTCAGTAGCATGGATCGAACTTACATCTTTGTGAGATGAATTCATTTGTTATCAATGCTGACATTTGTGAAAAATGATTAAAGAAGTTGAAAATTAGAACAGtcgaaaaattaaataattagatgaaaaatatgaaactaaaataaaataacaaaatacaatggctacaaaaataaaattagagtaaaaaaattagtcctgcttattaaaaaaatttccgctgtcgtttattgtttttttcttgagTGATAactattttgtttaaattaattcattgctgaggttttttttttcttaaacactAAACCTTTTAATCAAATGTACGCAAAACAGAAACTACGTTTTTAAAccaaaacatttattattattatttcctgtctcaaaaattgaagacaatttttttattgtttgcatAATTCAACTCCCTCCTTTTACatgatattttctattttctaaataaaaaatttccaattttctgaatctaattttataaaatttaagttgTGTTGACTTCAACGTAAAATTaactatttcaataaaaaaaaatctgaaatgtAGAATTtctataaaagataattaacaaacttttgttttttttttaaaagaaaagaagactgaaaaattaaatcaaaacattacttttataaaaatttaaccaGTAATTCAGagttaaaattatgattagtctttaaatataaaataaatcttcttaaaagaaaaatacctaCCTACTCACCGTTTCTACTCAATttctgattaaaattaattaccgCTTTCGACAGAAATATTTCATGATAAAAACATGATGATGACCCTACCATGTTCGAACTTTTTCTTTTGACAGAGTCTGctctaatatatataatacaaattGAGATCATAATCCATGTTCAAAATTAGAGTTAATTTAACTAATGAGGAGGTGTCATTTGATCCCCTCtcttaacaattaattataagaaactaaaatgaagaagatataataattaatttttaaaataaattaaaattcacttatatattaattattttaaaaactcatAATAAACACCTatgaacatttaaaaaattacacactTATTTAGAGACCTCATAAACTTTAGACTattgcttttatatttttaatattataataaagttttcatcactttttctctacataaaatttctaaattaatATATCCGCTACACAATCCCTATAAATTGGACAAAACAATAAGCATTTTTCCCTCTAAAAGCCCACTAATTAAACATTGCATTTcacctaaaataaaaatttctctGTCTTTCACTTGCAGCAAAATCCTTCAAATTTTACAATGCGGTCATGCCCATCTTTTAACTTATTTCCCATAACTaactaactatctatttaagaattttatgtGACTAATTAAAAAGGCGAAAAGCTAAATTTAACTACAAAGTTATTTAAACAAACTAAAAGTCAAACAGTATTGTAGATTATAAACGGAagtaattctaaaaataaaatagaattaaacttCCATTATCATGGATTCATTCACCGTCAAATACTTTACTCACTTAATGAAACCTTCTCCCGTTCCAAAACGATTTTTTTCCatgcaaattttttattaaccttATTATTCACAAATTTTGATAAAACCCCACTTATTTAATTCCCATAAAATAAAGATAGACTTTGTTCCAAAATGGGCTCAAGCTTTAGGTTCAAtccactaaataaaataaaaaaaacattggcaCAACAAGCCCAAATACTAaataacacttaataatttGGGCTGAGTTGTGTCTATTGCCCAGTCGAAAATAGAGCAAAATCTTTACCACCTTATCGTGTTAAAATTCATCATGAAAAAACTCGTTCCCGTTCTCGTAAAAAATAAACGGGAAATAATCCTCCCATGTTACATTTTAACATAATGGTGttccaatgttttttttttaaaaaaaagcgaTGATGTTTCAATTTTACACCTCTCATGAATCACGATAAACATGAAATAACCCCTACCCATCAATGTCTAACAAGAAAAGATATAAACACAATTAGAACATAAACTGCTAAGGAGATAATGCACTCTAACGAGGACTATACAATCAAGACAAAAACCCGATGACTTGTTCTTATACCAAGTGAATCAAATTACATATGGAACCTAATAAATAATGGACAGCCTCTATCAGTCAGAACTTTGCATCTATTACTATTGAAAGTAtgaactaataatatatattacgcGAATCTTATCGAAGACAGTATTTGCTATTACTCTATCTGTAGGCACCCTAAAAATGTTGTATATTTTACGATGAAGAATGTATAGATCAGATTGACTAAGGTACCATAAAAATATCTACAAAGTCACGGGATCCTACTCATTCAATGAGTACCACCAAACACTAAATTATACTTAACTGACTGCTCCTTATTCTCTAGTAGCCGTCAACCTTATTTGTAGTCATTTACCAGTATACATGATGCTTCCGATCTTGCAACTCAGTGAAAGAATAAGAACAGAGAAACCAGTCAGGAAAATCCAGCCATGCGACAACACAAATGCAGTCTTGCCAGAAACAGGTATCAAAGCATCCGAATTAACATCCGGTTGACAAAACCCAGTGGATATTACAGTGCTAAACCCTCCATTTTTGCCCATCGTCCAATCCATCGCATTGCCTCTTAAAGTAATGTCTGTTATGCTGATCATACCTGTAGTTATATGAGCTGGATGGGAAGACTGAGCTACAGGATGAAGCCCAAGAGCAATCTCCTTAGCAGGAAACTCCATAGCATGTGCAGGCGCAGCAGGGATGCTGGCTAACCAACCATAGGCCTGCTTAACAAGTGGATTTGTACTTCCTGCCAAACAGAAAAAATTTCCCCACAttggtaaaaaataattgagaacAATATAAAAGTCAGAATGGATAGCATACTAGTTTACAAGCTATATTGCACACAGCAGTACACACATCAAAATAACACCTTGAGAAACTAGGATGTAAAGTGAACAGCAGTCTTACCTGGTGCAAACTTTGCCTCATGTGTATTCTGCACTGAAGAAGCCTCATTTCTGGTTTGTGATTCAGAATTATGATTACTAACCACAGCTTTATCAGCAGTTTCTCCCTCCACATTCTGTCAATGACCCAAAAAATGTTCAATATACAGCTATAATACAAGGCAAATAACAGTAAGAATAGAGTCCACCATAACCTGCCGAGTGAAAGGTGATCCTTGGTTGGGAATAAAATTTTCACTCTCTTGAATCTGAGGAGAATCAAAAGATATATACTTGTAAATATCATCATCAGGGAGTGAAAGATACTCGTCTAGAATGTCATTCGCAGGAGGATCAGCCTCAGTAGATCTACTCCCATTCCCAATTGCAATATCATTGTATTCCAAGAATGATCCATCAGTCGGAAGATTCTCGTTGGCATCCCAGAACAGATCCAGATTCATATCATTTGATGCATCATTAAAATTCAGATGATTGCCAATATTGATCAGCTCACCATTGTCTCTGTTGTTCACTGAATTTGTATCCACGCCATGTTGCTCAGTCATATCAAGAGGCCAGTCATTTTCAGGCCGAGAAATTCCAAAAGTGCCTGCTGATGGCTCCTGATCCTTGATGAATACTTTGGAATACTCAGCATGGCTACTACACTCCCCATGATGAAAGTTCAGTGATGGAAAAGTATCACTCCCAATTATATCATTCCAATTAAGCTCCTGCATATTGAAGACATATTTTAGTTAGTGAATGCCAGGCCATTCAGAGAAAACAACCCACCCGGcttaaaaaaacacaatcaacaGCAGACATGTATCATTGATCAGAAAAGGCCACAACATTAACAAAACCAGTGGTAGGACTACATATTCATGAACGATGAGAAATACATAAATCTGCATGCACAAAATGCTCACTCAACAATCAAGTCAGTAATTCACACTCAACCCTTCCCTAATATGTTTTCAACATCTTCTGATGAAAGAAAAAACTGTACTGAAATGCATCTACATACCAACTTAGAAAAAGTAGAAATTACAAGGAAGACCTCTCCCAAACACCATTAAATAAACGACAGCATAAACAACGTTAGGGCTAATAGCAACCCACAATACTGAAATATAAAACACCTGTACACAGTACgagaacaaaaaaattacagaGGACAACACACACGACAAGGTAAAAACATAACCAAACATAAAAACAATAGCATAAACATCCATACATGCAACTATTTGaaagagagggaaaaaaagACTCATAAAGAACTCACCCAACCTGCACACAGAAAAGTTCAGTTAATccgtttattttaaaaacaaaataggaaGATTCCAAGCCCAATATAGAACTATTTACCGATATATCATTTGGGATACAATTACAATACAATAGAATGAATACACACCATGTCAAGGTCGTTGGTTTCAACATAGGCCCCA comes from Glycine soja cultivar W05 chromosome 20, ASM419377v2, whole genome shotgun sequence and encodes:
- the LOC114402313 gene encoding NAC domain-containing protein 53-like — its product is MARMGPGFRFHPTDEELVVFYLKRKMTGNLSRYDHIAVVDVYKLEPWDLPPLSKLKTKDLEWYFFSALDRKYGNGSRTNRATDRGYWKTTGKDRPVTHGDRTVGMKKTLVYHSGRAPHGRRTNWVMHEYKMLDEELARAGTVPDVFVVCRIFEKSGSGPKNGAKYGAPLDEKEWDVEDEQEEEEEENEQKDVAPLLVPHNAVAPPPPLSVVADNAEAHPPLTATVDNKYMVAPPPSFQANFDDEVFNAGAYVETNDLDMELNWNDIIGSDTFPSLNFHHGECSSHAEYSKVFIKDQEPSAGTFGISRPENDWPLDMTEQHGVDTNSVNNRDNGELINIGNHLNFNDASNDMNLDLFWDANENLPTDGSFLEYNDIAIGNGSRSTEADPPANDILDEYLSLPDDDIYKYISFDSPQIQESENFIPNQGSPFTRQNVEGETADKAVVSNHNSESQTRNEASSVQNTHEAKFAPGSTNPLVKQAYGWLASIPAAPAHAMEFPAKEIALGLHPVAQSSHPAHITTGMISITDITLRGNAMDWTMGKNGGFSTVISTGFCQPDVNSDALIPVSGKTAFVLSHGWIFLTGFSVLILSLSCKIGSIMYTGK
- the LOC114403577 gene encoding malate dehydrogenase [NADP], chloroplastic, coding for MGVTQLNPTCSKPRLHSSQLSFLSRTLPRHRHCTFAPLHRTQQARISCSVAPNEVQVPTVKTQDPKSKPECYGVFCLTYDLRAEEETRSWKKLINIAVSGAAGMIANHLLFKLASGEVFGPDQPIALKLLGSERSIQALEGVAMELEDSLFPLLREVSIGIDPYEVFQDAEWALLIGAKPRGPGMERADLLDINGQIYAAQGRALNAVASRNVKVIVVGNPCNTNALICLKNAPNIPAKNFHALTRLDENRAKCQLALKAGVFYDKVSNVTIWGNHSTTQVPDFLNARIDGLPVKEVVKDHKWLEEEFTEKVQKRGGALIQKWGRSSAASTSVSIVDAIRSLVTPTPEGDWFSSGVYSNGNPYGIAEGIVFSMPCRSKGDGDYELVKDVIFDDYLRQRIAKTEAELLAEKRCVAHLTGEGIAVCDLPGDTMLPGEM